A single Gemmatimonadota bacterium DNA region contains:
- a CDS encoding CCA tRNA nucleotidyltransferase, with the protein MPLMQPPETVVEITRVLEAAGYEAWCVGGGVRDALLGIPNLDWDLTTSARPLQVRKLFKRTVPVGIEFGTIGVLDEKNVMHEVTTFRSDVETDGRHAVVKFGESLEDDLARRDFTINAIAYSPSRDELRDPFGGQRDIAERVLRAVGVAKERMREDRLRALRAIRFASRFGFTVDPATWQAILVSAPHLGRLSPERVQQEIVKTMNQVALPSTAFRMWRDSGAFAELVPGLAGITDVELLALDHLRLPQLARRPQRLQLRLAGLFSAARPGTVHAMLKALRFSNADAAWVGGLVERWHEMGRGMKNELMHSEAPADSVLRSWAGHAGRTRLASLLRIADAHWWAERERGRPAPSRERVESVYRRAIRIAYRDPVEISDLAVNGDDLHAIGITGKQLGQTLRALLQYVLEDPSRNTPDMLLSRARGDA; encoded by the coding sequence ATGCCGTTGATGCAACCGCCAGAAACCGTGGTCGAGATCACGCGAGTACTCGAAGCCGCAGGTTACGAGGCCTGGTGCGTTGGCGGTGGCGTGCGCGACGCACTGCTCGGCATCCCCAACCTCGACTGGGATCTCACCACCAGTGCAAGGCCGTTGCAGGTTCGCAAGTTGTTCAAACGCACCGTACCCGTCGGAATCGAGTTCGGGACGATCGGCGTGCTGGATGAGAAGAATGTGATGCACGAAGTCACCACGTTCCGATCGGACGTCGAAACCGACGGACGGCACGCAGTCGTGAAGTTCGGCGAATCTCTCGAGGATGACCTCGCGCGCCGCGACTTCACCATCAATGCGATCGCGTATTCGCCATCGCGCGATGAGCTGCGCGATCCGTTCGGCGGGCAACGCGACATCGCGGAGCGCGTTCTCCGCGCTGTCGGCGTTGCCAAGGAACGCATGCGTGAAGACAGATTGCGCGCTCTGCGCGCGATCCGGTTCGCGTCGCGTTTCGGCTTCACCGTGGACCCTGCAACGTGGCAGGCGATTCTCGTGAGTGCACCGCACCTTGGCAGACTTTCGCCAGAGCGCGTGCAGCAGGAGATCGTCAAGACGATGAATCAGGTTGCGTTGCCGAGCACCGCATTCCGGATGTGGCGTGACAGCGGTGCGTTTGCGGAACTCGTTCCGGGGCTCGCGGGCATTACAGACGTCGAGCTACTGGCGCTCGATCACTTGCGCCTGCCGCAACTTGCCAGACGCCCGCAGCGCTTGCAGCTTCGTCTCGCGGGACTCTTTTCGGCAGCTCGTCCTGGCACGGTACACGCCATGCTCAAAGCGTTGCGCTTCTCGAATGCGGATGCCGCATGGGTCGGAGGCCTCGTTGAGCGCTGGCACGAGATGGGACGCGGAATGAAGAACGAGCTGATGCACTCCGAGGCGCCGGCTGATTCAGTCTTGCGCTCATGGGCGGGCCATGCTGGTCGCACGCGGCTCGCTTCATTGCTGCGCATCGCTGACGCTCACTGGTGGGCCGAGCGAGAACGGGGTAGGCCGGCGCCATCGCGCGAGCGTGTGGAGTCCGTCTATCGCCGCGCGATTCGGATTGCATATCGCGATCCGGTTGAAATCTCGGACCTTGCTGTCAACGGCGACGACCTTCACGCGATTGGCATCACGGGAAAGCAGCTGGGGCAGACACTGCGCGCGTTGTTGCAGTACGTTCTTGAAGATCCGAGTCGGAATACGCCCGACATGTTGTTGAGCCGTGCACGGGGAGACGCATGA